The following proteins are encoded in a genomic region of Arvicanthis niloticus isolate mArvNil1 chromosome 21, mArvNil1.pat.X, whole genome shotgun sequence:
- the Nme6 gene encoding nucleoside diphosphate kinase 6 isoform X2 — MRELQWKPEDCRKFYREHEGRFFYQRLVEFMTSGPIRAYILAHKDAIQLWRTLMGPTRVFQARHIAPDSIRGSLGLTDTRNTTHGSDSVVSASREIAAFFPDFSEQRWYEEEEPQLRCGPVHYSPEEGIHCAAETGGPKPA; from the exons ATGAGAGAACTGCAGTGGAAGCCTGAGGACTGCAGGAAGTTTTACCGAGAGCATGAAG GGCGTTTTTTCTATCAGCGGTTGGTGGAATTCATGACAAG TGGGCCAATCCGAGCCTACATCCTTGCCCACAAAGATGCCATCCAACTTTGGAGGACACTGATGGGACCCACCAGAGTATTTCAAGCACGCCATATAGCCCCAGATTCAATTCGTGGGAGTTTGGGCCTCACTGACACCCGAAATACCACCCATGGCTCAG ACTCTGTGGTTTCCGCCAGCAGAGAGATTGCAGCCTTCTTCCCTGACTTCAGTGAACAGCGCTGGTATGAGGAGGAAGAACCCCAGCTACGCTGTGGTCCTGTGCACTACAGTCCAGAGGAAGGCATCCACTGTGCAGCTGAAACAGGGGGGCCCAAACCAGCCTAG
- the Camp gene encoding cathelicidin antimicrobial peptide has product MQSHRDVPSLWWSLSLLLLLGLGLPLAISQTLSYREAVLRAVDAFNQQSLDTNLYRLLDLDSEPQGDEDPDTPKYVRFRVKETVCAKAMQQIPEQCAFKEQGVVKQCVGTVTLNPASDSFDISCNGPGIQPFRFKKVSRLAGLLRKGGEKIGEKLKKIGQKIKDFFQKLAPETEQ; this is encoded by the exons ATGCAGTCCCATAGGGACgtcccttccctgtggtggtcgCTATCACTGCTGTTGCTACTGGGCCTGGGGTTGCCTCTAGCCATCTCCCAGACTCTCAGCTACAGGGAGGCTGTGCTCCGTGCTGTGGATGCCTTCAACCAGCAGTCCTTGGACACCAATCTCTACCGTCTCTTAGACCTGGATTCTGAGCCCCAAGGg GATGAGGATCCAGATACTCCCAAGTATGTGAGGTTCCGAGTGAAGGAGACTGTGTGTGCCAAGGCAATGCAGCAGATACCTGAGCAATGTGCCTTCAAGGAACAGGGG GTGGTGAAGCAGTGTGTGGGGACAGTCACCCTGAACCCGGCCTCAGATTCTTTTGACATCAGCTGTAATGGG CCTGGTATACAGCCCTTTCGGTTCAAGAAAGTTTCACGGCTGGCTGGACTCCTCcggaaaggtggggagaagattGGTGAAAAGCTTAAGAAAATTGGCCAGAAAATTAAGgatttttttcagaaacttgCACCTGAGACAGAGCAGTAG